A stretch of the Bacillus sp. B-jedd genome encodes the following:
- a CDS encoding PepSY domain-containing protein has product MKAKLLTAGVLFGLIAGGTFAAGAVKNDTFNDDAKEIEIEHEVQNGEVLNKNEDHDLGGKAVKDAKLTFEEALKIAREKAEGTLTEAETEIEHGRVEYKFEFEDGKTETEITIDGNSGKIIELDRDEDHDDNDNDNDND; this is encoded by the coding sequence ATGAAAGCAAAACTACTTACAGCAGGCGTCTTGTTTGGCTTGATTGCGGGAGGAACATTCGCGGCGGGAGCAGTTAAAAACGACACTTTTAATGATGACGCCAAGGAAATTGAAATTGAGCATGAAGTCCAAAACGGCGAAGTCCTGAATAAGAACGAAGATCATGATCTTGGCGGAAAGGCAGTAAAGGATGCAAAGCTTACTTTTGAAGAAGCATTGAAGATCGCTCGCGAAAAAGCTGAAGGAACTTTGACCGAAGCTGAAACGGAAATCGAGCATGGCCGGGTTGAATACAAATTCGAATTCGAAGATGGGAAAACCGAAACGGAAATCACCATTGATGGAAACAGCGGCAAAATCATAGAGCTTGATCGCGATGAAGACCATGATGATAACGATAACGATAATGATAACGACTAA
- a CDS encoding PepSY domain-containing protein: MKFILKKRWGYFAVFGALFGLAALIGWFLFRPDSSAAEELSKEEAKKLVENRYGGSVSSMQEEKQIYYAKMEIQGHFYEVKVDGKTGKILAIEWIEKLPEDSPSRSLSEEEIKKIILAKAPGELVSFEKATADGKPAYKGVVKDADQNTSTIIVNAETGAVLSEDTKPANPPRRITEHEAASIAQKEVQGEVDDIDLETENGQTFYLVEIQTVDDREATVQVHAITGAVMSVLWDE, encoded by the coding sequence GTGAAATTTATTTTGAAAAAGAGATGGGGTTATTTTGCTGTATTCGGTGCTCTTTTCGGACTTGCGGCACTGATAGGCTGGTTTTTGTTCCGGCCAGACAGCTCAGCGGCTGAGGAGTTAAGCAAGGAAGAAGCAAAGAAACTGGTTGAAAACCGCTATGGCGGAAGTGTTTCCTCCATGCAGGAAGAAAAGCAGATCTATTATGCGAAAATGGAAATACAGGGGCATTTTTACGAAGTAAAGGTTGATGGAAAAACCGGAAAAATACTCGCAATTGAGTGGATTGAAAAGTTACCTGAAGATAGCCCCTCCCGCTCCCTTTCCGAAGAAGAAATAAAAAAGATAATCCTTGCAAAAGCACCTGGGGAACTCGTTTCCTTTGAAAAAGCCACGGCTGATGGAAAGCCAGCTTACAAAGGAGTTGTGAAGGATGCAGACCAAAATACATCCACCATCATTGTCAATGCTGAAACTGGCGCGGTGCTGTCTGAAGATACAAAGCCCGCCAATCCGCCGAGAAGAATAACCGAACATGAAGCAGCTTCCATTGCCCAGAAAGAAGTTCAGGGTGAAGTGGATGACATCGATTTGGAAACAGAAAATGGCCAGACGTTCTATCTAGTGGAAATCCAGACCGTCGATGACCGGGAGGCAACCGTACAAGTCCACGCCATTACAGGCGCAGTCATGTCGGTGTTATGGGATGAATAA
- a CDS encoding HAMP domain-containing sensor histidine kinase, with amino-acid sequence MKLRLKINLYTAALFALVLIIMNLFIYLSFSKLIFTSHMESAEAEMKKSSAVVTQSLGKIPEAELLRAYVPVDGMIQLVGIDGKPVATVTSLSEKELAKRAPNYLAGETGGRISYKGKDYSFQSMPVILPDGQVANLQMTTSLEPAVRIVGTLRLVLLLATLAAMIPVLASSAFLGKIIIGPVTTMIRTMSDIRRSGQFKRLPLEGKSKDELYQMGDTFNHMIDLLEANFDKQQQFISNASHELKTPITIIGSYSSLLKRRGLQDPKLFEESVEAIHSEADRMKEMTEQLLLLAKHNEQWNLRMESVELGSLIFSAAKAFENAFNREIVLDHSGKELILNTDEQKLKQLLFIFLDNAKKYSDAPISISFGSKGNEAFIEIADKGIGIEEDELPKVFDRFYRVDKARSRKMGGSGLGLSLAKELADALGIRVELSSKPGIGTTAFLYLRRCDK; translated from the coding sequence ATGAAGCTCCGTTTAAAGATTAACCTCTATACAGCCGCCCTGTTCGCACTTGTCTTAATTATTATGAATTTATTCATTTATTTATCCTTCAGCAAGTTGATTTTCACGAGCCATATGGAATCGGCGGAGGCGGAAATGAAGAAATCGTCCGCGGTAGTGACCCAATCGCTTGGCAAAATTCCGGAAGCTGAGCTGCTGCGCGCCTATGTCCCGGTCGACGGGATGATCCAACTTGTCGGCATTGACGGAAAACCAGTGGCTACGGTTACCTCCCTGTCGGAGAAAGAGCTGGCTAAGCGGGCTCCGAATTATTTAGCCGGTGAAACGGGCGGCAGGATCAGCTATAAAGGCAAGGATTATTCCTTCCAATCAATGCCTGTTATTTTGCCAGACGGCCAAGTCGCCAATCTGCAAATGACGACAAGCCTGGAACCAGCGGTGAGAATAGTCGGCACACTCCGGCTCGTCCTTCTTTTGGCAACATTGGCTGCAATGATACCGGTACTCGCATCGAGTGCTTTCCTCGGAAAAATCATTATCGGACCTGTTACAACGATGATCAGGACAATGTCCGATATCCGCAGAAGCGGACAGTTCAAACGCCTGCCCTTGGAAGGCAAATCAAAGGACGAGCTTTACCAGATGGGAGATACATTCAACCATATGATCGATTTGCTCGAGGCGAACTTTGACAAGCAGCAGCAATTCATCTCGAATGCCTCCCACGAGTTGAAAACACCAATTACCATAATTGGGAGCTATTCCAGCCTGCTGAAAAGGCGGGGCCTCCAGGATCCTAAGCTTTTCGAGGAATCGGTCGAGGCCATCCACTCCGAGGCCGACCGAATGAAGGAAATGACCGAGCAGCTGTTGCTTTTGGCAAAACATAATGAACAATGGAACCTGCGGATGGAATCTGTTGAGCTGGGTTCACTCATTTTTTCCGCAGCAAAAGCTTTCGAAAATGCCTTTAACCGGGAGATCGTTCTTGACCATTCCGGGAAAGAGCTAATACTGAACACAGATGAGCAAAAGCTGAAACAGCTGCTGTTCATTTTCCTCGATAACGCGAAGAAATACAGTGACGCCCCTATCTCCATTTCCTTTGGAAGCAAGGGAAACGAGGCTTTTATCGAGATTGCTGATAAAGGAATTGGTATTGAGGAGGATGAACTTCCGAAGGTGTTCGACCGGTTTTACCGGGTTGATAAGGCACGGAGCAGAAAGATGGGCGGCTCCGGCCTCGGCCTCTCCCTTGCAAAGGAACTTGCCGACGCCCTTGGAATCCGTGTCGAGCTTTCAAGCAAGCCAGGAATCGGAACAACGGCCTTTCTTTATTTAAGAAGATGTGATAAATAA
- a CDS encoding response regulator transcription factor gives MGKEKILVVEDEEKIARVLELELEFEGYSVTKAADGIDGLEAYRTGKWDLILLDVMLPGMSGIDLLRRIRTNDPYTKIIMLTAKGTVEDKVSGLDLGANDYITKPFQIEELLARIRAALRTGKKRDPELDDGLLSFAGLELNEKTREINRDGMSIDLTPREYELLVYLLTNRRQVLTRDQILEKVWGYDFAGDTNVVDVYIRYLRKKVDTAGLPPLIHTVRGVGYVLRESQ, from the coding sequence TTGGGCAAGGAAAAGATTTTGGTTGTTGAGGATGAAGAAAAGATTGCGCGGGTTTTAGAGCTGGAGCTTGAGTTTGAGGGATATTCGGTTACGAAGGCAGCTGACGGGATTGATGGACTTGAAGCCTACAGAACCGGGAAGTGGGATTTGATTTTGCTTGATGTAATGCTGCCTGGAATGAGCGGGATTGACCTTCTCCGCCGAATCCGGACGAATGATCCATATACGAAAATCATTATGCTGACGGCGAAAGGAACGGTTGAGGATAAGGTGTCTGGCCTTGATTTGGGCGCCAATGATTACATTACGAAGCCGTTCCAGATTGAAGAGCTCCTGGCGAGGATCCGTGCTGCGCTGCGAACCGGAAAGAAACGCGATCCTGAACTGGATGATGGCCTCCTTTCTTTCGCGGGGCTGGAGCTGAATGAGAAAACACGGGAAATCAACCGGGATGGAATGTCCATTGATTTGACTCCAAGGGAATATGAATTGCTTGTCTACCTCCTCACCAACCGCAGGCAGGTTTTGACAAGAGACCAAATTCTTGAAAAGGTTTGGGGCTATGATTTTGCCGGAGATACGAATGTGGTTGATGTTTACATCCGGTATTTAAGGAAAAAAGTCGACACGGCGGGCCTCCCTCCGCTCATTCACACCGTTCGCGGTGTAGGTTATGTTTTGCGTGAGAGCCAATGA
- a CDS encoding NAD(P)/FAD-dependent oxidoreductase: MVNKEKIVILGGGYAGLLAAVTLQKKVHGKRADITLVNKNDYHYLTTKVHESGAGTIPPESIVYPIKELIDPGRVNFIVDEVTGIDLGRKSVSLKTGELYYDYLVITIGGVPQTFGLPGVKEHAFFLFDWEGTNRLRDHIEEQFEKYLEDRDERRLTFVVGGAGFSGMEFIYELTEKLPEMCEDYGIDEKLVKLVCVEANDDLLKGYEESMVKDAKKAAAKIPADFRTGIAISSCTGNEVLFADGTSIGTNTFIWAGGVKGNPLLVDLGFKTYRDGRVIVNEYCEVPGYRDVYVLGDASVSFSPDGKPYPPTAQIALQQGQYCGYNLAAKIYGFTAKPFKYIHRGTVMSMGHKNATGVVYGKPIHGRFASFMKWVIEKRYFLMLGGPRLLLKEIRK; encoded by the coding sequence ATGGTAAATAAGGAGAAAATTGTTATTTTAGGTGGGGGTTACGCCGGTTTGCTGGCCGCTGTTACTCTGCAAAAGAAAGTTCATGGGAAGCGCGCGGATATAACGCTCGTGAACAAGAATGACTACCATTACCTGACAACCAAGGTCCATGAATCTGGCGCAGGCACAATTCCCCCTGAGTCTATCGTCTACCCAATCAAAGAATTGATCGACCCTGGGCGCGTCAATTTCATCGTCGATGAAGTCACCGGGATCGACCTCGGCAGGAAAAGCGTTTCTCTGAAGACTGGCGAGCTGTACTATGACTATCTCGTTATTACAATCGGTGGCGTTCCGCAGACATTCGGCTTGCCAGGTGTAAAGGAACATGCCTTCTTCCTCTTCGACTGGGAAGGAACAAACAGGCTCCGGGACCATATTGAAGAACAATTCGAGAAATATCTTGAAGACCGGGATGAAAGGCGGCTCACCTTTGTCGTGGGAGGAGCCGGGTTCTCGGGGATGGAGTTCATTTATGAACTGACCGAAAAGCTGCCGGAAATGTGTGAAGACTATGGGATAGACGAAAAGCTAGTCAAACTGGTTTGCGTGGAAGCAAATGATGATTTGCTCAAAGGCTATGAGGAATCAATGGTCAAGGATGCAAAAAAAGCGGCGGCGAAAATTCCAGCCGATTTCAGAACAGGAATCGCGATATCTTCCTGTACCGGGAATGAAGTTCTTTTTGCAGATGGAACTTCCATTGGGACGAATACGTTTATTTGGGCGGGCGGCGTCAAAGGGAACCCTCTTTTAGTGGATCTAGGCTTTAAGACATACAGGGACGGCCGTGTCATCGTGAATGAGTATTGCGAAGTCCCTGGCTACCGGGACGTTTATGTGCTCGGTGATGCATCCGTCAGCTTCTCCCCTGACGGGAAACCTTACCCGCCAACAGCGCAAATCGCCCTGCAGCAGGGGCAGTACTGCGGTTACAATCTGGCGGCGAAAATTTATGGTTTCACCGCAAAACCCTTCAAATATATCCACCGCGGCACGGTCATGAGCATGGGGCATAAAAATGCGACCGGGGTTGTATATGGAAAGCCGATTCACGGCAGATTCGCTTCATTCATGAAATGGGTCATCGAAAAACGGTATTTCCTCATGCTTGGCGGTCCGCGCCTCCTGCTCAAAGAAATAAGGAAATGA
- a CDS encoding RNA polymerase sigma factor produces MEKDDLIQQWFHDYHEDIFNYLVYYFGRKDVEDFVQEAFLKAYQNSDKFEGRSNPKTWLISIARNVAIDQLRKDRFRRFLPATLLKQSASGDKSPLDLVLEDETKKELYKWIKKMKPAYRDVLILRGIMQLTPDETAAVLGWEKAKVNLSFHRAIEGLRKMTSGVKGGARNAAINE; encoded by the coding sequence ATGGAGAAAGACGACCTCATCCAGCAATGGTTCCATGACTACCATGAAGATATTTTCAATTATCTTGTTTACTATTTTGGAAGGAAAGATGTTGAAGATTTTGTCCAGGAAGCATTCCTGAAAGCCTATCAAAATTCAGACAAATTCGAAGGCCGATCCAATCCAAAAACATGGCTGATTTCAATTGCAAGGAATGTAGCAATCGACCAGCTACGTAAAGACCGATTCCGCCGATTCCTTCCTGCCACTCTTTTGAAACAGTCCGCTTCGGGGGATAAATCACCTCTTGATCTCGTCCTTGAAGATGAAACAAAGAAGGAGCTGTATAAGTGGATCAAAAAAATGAAACCCGCTTATAGGGATGTCCTCATCCTTCGCGGCATTATGCAGCTAACTCCAGACGAGACAGCTGCTGTGCTCGGCTGGGAAAAAGCAAAAGTGAATCTGTCCTTTCACCGCGCGATTGAAGGGCTGAGAAAGATGACATCTGGTGTCAAAGGAGGTGCCCGGAATGCCGCCATTAACGAATGA
- a CDS encoding FAD-dependent oxidoreductase yields MFDIAIIGAGPAGASAALFSAKAGKKTVLIDSDKGMTKRAWVENHYGVQEISGPDLIETGKAQAKKFGAELIVDTATSVEKNDSGFSIMTENKGNVEAKHVIFATGLGVDLAEKLGVKTKPGTEPRIKTVLDVEADGKTNVDGAWAAGTCAGVSVHTIITAGDGAKVAINVISELNGERYVDHDILKPKE; encoded by the coding sequence ATGTTTGACATTGCCATTATTGGAGCCGGACCAGCCGGGGCCAGCGCGGCCCTTTTTTCTGCAAAAGCCGGGAAGAAAACGGTCCTGATTGACAGTGACAAAGGAATGACTAAACGGGCATGGGTCGAAAACCATTACGGGGTACAGGAAATTTCCGGCCCTGACCTGATAGAAACCGGCAAGGCCCAGGCTAAAAAATTCGGTGCGGAATTAATTGTAGACACAGCAACAAGCGTTGAAAAGAACGATTCAGGCTTCAGCATCATGACTGAAAACAAAGGAAATGTTGAAGCTAAGCATGTTATTTTTGCTACGGGGCTAGGAGTTGATCTTGCTGAGAAGCTCGGAGTGAAAACCAAGCCTGGAACGGAGCCAAGAATCAAGACTGTCCTCGATGTCGAAGCGGACGGAAAAACGAATGTCGATGGCGCGTGGGCTGCTGGCACTTGCGCGGGAGTGAGTGTCCATACTATTATCACCGCGGGTGATGGAGCCAAGGTTGCTATAAACGTCATCAGCGAGCTGAATGGCGAGCGCTATGTTGACCACGACATCTTAAAACCTAAAGAATAA
- a CDS encoding site-specific DNA-methyltransferase: MQKIDHTSLEITEQNKNELIRLFPEVFSDGEIDFEKLKILLGGKAEEGRERYEFTWNGKSAATKIAQTPSAGTLRPERQESKDWEKTGNLYIEGDNLEVLKILQKAYFGKIKMIYIDPPYNTGRDFVYKDNFHDSISNYKEITGQAAKANAETSGRFHTDWLNMMYPRLKLARNLLSDDGVIFISIDDNEVTNLRAICNEIFGEINFIAQLPTIMNLKGNNDQYGFSGTHEYTLVFAKNITNEDSIGELPLTEEDIGDYSLKDEKGFYKQGATLMRTGEAGAREKRPKGFYPIYVSRDLTKISIERMNTDDYEVYPKTADGKEMSWRRSKETLAETYGEIIVKKTANGISFYKKQRLEEDEGIRGKKPKTLFYKPEYSSGNGTNLLKSLFNGKVFDNPKPLDLIKDLILIGSGEEDIILDFFSGSATTAHAVMEVNREYGTKRRFIMVQLPERTVPGSEALAAGFETICEIAKERIRRAGTGGAEMDTGFKVYKLDSSNIKAWDPDYTNLEQDLFELEDNIKEGRTKEDLLAELLLKVGIPLTETIEETIFAGKKIYNAGHGALLLCLEEEITLELVNEMAGMKSEYMDTRVIFKESGFQNDTIKTNAIQTLKKRGITDVRSV; this comes from the coding sequence ATGCAAAAGATTGACCATACATCGCTTGAAATCACGGAACAAAACAAGAATGAATTGATCCGGCTGTTTCCGGAGGTCTTCAGCGACGGTGAAATTGATTTTGAAAAACTGAAAATCCTTCTCGGAGGAAAAGCAGAAGAAGGGCGGGAGAGGTACGAATTTACCTGGAACGGGAAATCAGCAGCCACAAAAATCGCCCAGACCCCTTCCGCAGGGACACTTCGACCAGAAAGGCAAGAAAGCAAGGACTGGGAAAAAACCGGAAACCTTTATATCGAAGGGGATAATCTTGAAGTGCTGAAAATCCTTCAAAAAGCTTATTTTGGCAAAATAAAGATGATTTATATCGATCCTCCTTATAACACCGGCCGGGACTTTGTCTATAAGGACAATTTCCACGACAGCATCAGCAACTATAAGGAAATCACCGGCCAGGCGGCGAAGGCGAATGCCGAAACGAGCGGGCGCTTCCATACCGATTGGCTGAACATGATGTATCCGCGCCTTAAACTGGCCAGAAACCTTTTGTCCGACGATGGCGTTATTTTTATTTCGATTGATGATAATGAAGTTACGAACCTGAGGGCAATTTGCAACGAAATTTTCGGTGAAATAAACTTCATCGCCCAGCTGCCGACCATCATGAACCTGAAAGGGAACAATGACCAGTATGGTTTTTCGGGAACACATGAATATACACTCGTTTTTGCCAAAAATATCACTAATGAGGATTCGATCGGCGAACTGCCTCTGACGGAAGAGGATATCGGTGATTACAGCCTTAAGGATGAAAAAGGCTTTTATAAACAAGGTGCGACTTTGATGAGGACCGGCGAGGCGGGCGCCAGGGAAAAGCGTCCGAAGGGATTTTATCCTATTTACGTCTCAAGGGATTTGACAAAGATATCAATTGAGCGGATGAACACTGATGATTATGAAGTCTACCCGAAGACGGCCGACGGAAAAGAAATGTCCTGGCGGCGTTCGAAGGAAACCCTCGCCGAAACGTATGGTGAGATTATTGTCAAAAAAACCGCCAACGGTATTTCGTTTTACAAAAAGCAGCGGCTTGAGGAAGATGAAGGGATTCGCGGAAAAAAACCAAAAACCCTTTTTTATAAACCTGAATACAGTTCGGGAAACGGTACGAACCTGTTGAAAAGCCTGTTTAATGGAAAGGTTTTCGACAATCCGAAGCCGCTTGATCTAATTAAGGATTTGATTCTGATTGGCTCTGGGGAGGAGGATATTATCCTAGATTTCTTTTCTGGTTCCGCGACGACCGCCCATGCCGTCATGGAAGTGAACAGGGAGTACGGCACGAAACGAAGGTTCATCATGGTCCAGCTTCCCGAACGGACAGTTCCCGGCTCGGAAGCTTTAGCGGCCGGCTTTGAGACCATTTGCGAGATCGCCAAGGAAAGGATCCGCCGCGCCGGAACGGGCGGCGCGGAAATGGATACCGGCTTTAAAGTGTACAAGCTGGATTCGTCTAACATCAAAGCCTGGGATCCGGACTACACGAACCTCGAGCAAGATTTATTTGAACTTGAGGACAATATTAAAGAAGGACGGACAAAAGAAGACTTGCTGGCAGAGTTGCTTCTCAAGGTAGGCATTCCATTAACGGAAACGATTGAAGAGACCATTTTTGCCGGCAAAAAGATTTATAATGCAGGACACGGTGCCCTTCTTCTTTGCCTTGAAGAGGAGATTACGCTTGAACTTGTCAACGAAATGGCCGGCATGAAATCGGAGTATATGGATACCCGGGTGATTTTCAAGGAATCCGGGTTTCAAAATGATACGATCAAGACAAATGCGATTCAGACTTTGAAAAAGAGAGGGATTACCGACGTCAGGAGCGTCTAG
- a CDS encoding GNAT family N-acetyltransferase has protein sequence MQEIRRLADCSLKEVLAAWNAGFEGYFADMTMTYDAFLRRFPFEDLSPELSVVAFMDGEPAGLIVNGVRKIDGENTAWNGGTAVAVKYRKQGVGRALMEETLKLYKQEGVAFAMLEAIEGNDKAISLYESLGYKNVDRLEYLELKGKHDQNPAAPFNQYTFRKAAPLHAGMLPFYKGGNPWQTHWQSAKDAEAVILSDSSGKDAGYAYFKKSFNENGEHIGTTVFQCEADETRDDAEDILQSLISYIFGSFNEDIRRVIVNLPLERSRLTHSVFKQNGFTPFISQVMMNRSMENQ, from the coding sequence ATGCAAGAAATCAGAAGGCTGGCCGATTGCTCGTTAAAAGAAGTGTTGGCGGCTTGGAATGCCGGGTTTGAAGGATATTTTGCAGATATGACAATGACTTACGATGCATTTCTAAGAAGGTTTCCCTTTGAGGATTTGTCGCCTGAACTGAGTGTTGTCGCTTTTATGGACGGTGAACCCGCCGGGCTGATTGTTAATGGGGTAAGAAAGATTGATGGGGAAAATACAGCATGGAACGGGGGAACTGCCGTAGCGGTTAAATATCGGAAGCAGGGCGTTGGCCGGGCACTGATGGAAGAAACCTTAAAATTGTATAAACAGGAGGGCGTCGCGTTCGCCATGCTGGAAGCAATCGAAGGAAATGACAAAGCAATCTCCTTATACGAAAGCCTTGGCTATAAAAATGTAGACAGGCTCGAATACTTGGAGCTGAAAGGGAAGCATGATCAAAACCCAGCGGCGCCATTTAACCAGTATACTTTCCGGAAAGCGGCTCCACTACATGCCGGAATGCTGCCGTTTTATAAAGGAGGAAACCCATGGCAGACACATTGGCAAAGCGCCAAGGATGCCGAAGCCGTCATTTTGTCAGATAGCAGCGGAAAAGATGCAGGTTATGCTTATTTTAAAAAATCGTTTAATGAGAATGGTGAACATATTGGCACGACTGTATTCCAATGTGAAGCAGATGAAACAAGGGACGACGCCGAGGACATTCTCCAGTCCTTAATAAGCTATATTTTCGGTTCCTTTAATGAGGATATCCGCAGGGTAATTGTGAATCTTCCTTTGGAAAGGAGCCGTCTTACCCATTCTGTCTTTAAGCAAAACGGTTTCACTCCGTTCATCAGCCAGGTCATGATGAACAGAAGTATGGAAAATCAATAA
- a CDS encoding GNAT family N-acetyltransferase, with translation MQSEIRKMTKEDFPAFANMAIQAFPAGKENTPEYKEKLAANLVRIQEQSGTIKFYGLFREGKLVGGMRLHSFEMNIFGKMVPTGGVGLVAVDLLHKKEKAAKELIGYFIRHFKEKGTSITMLYPFSPAFYKKMGYGYGTKINQYKIKPGSFPGGGSKTGLTVLTEAEGGSIKDCYNRYAEKTHGMIVKTSFDIESLFKNPVNRYVGYFCEGELKGYIVFGFEEQDQKNFLRNHLVIREFIYETPEALSALSVFLHTQSDQIERIILNTQDEALHYLLGDPANGSNHLIPSVYHETNTSGVGLMYRVSSLDTIVDDFSGRNFNDVSVSFSLRIKDSFLREEPAVHYFILMEGKLLKGKEGDSEFEITLDVSDLSSLLMGAVDAGKLYQFGKLKLSSPGYLGIVKKAFQADERPICMTPF, from the coding sequence GTGCAATCGGAAATCAGGAAAATGACGAAGGAGGACTTTCCCGCATTTGCCAACATGGCCATCCAGGCTTTTCCGGCGGGCAAGGAAAATACTCCGGAATATAAAGAAAAGCTTGCCGCCAATCTGGTCAGAATCCAGGAACAATCCGGCACCATTAAATTTTATGGTTTGTTCAGGGAGGGTAAGCTGGTTGGCGGGATGCGGCTCCATTCGTTTGAAATGAACATATTTGGCAAAATGGTTCCCACTGGAGGAGTAGGCTTGGTGGCAGTGGATCTTTTGCACAAAAAAGAAAAGGCGGCTAAGGAATTGATCGGGTATTTCATCCGCCATTTCAAGGAGAAAGGCACATCCATTACTATGCTTTATCCATTCAGTCCAGCATTTTACAAAAAAATGGGCTATGGTTACGGTACAAAAATAAATCAATATAAAATTAAGCCTGGCAGCTTTCCGGGCGGTGGAAGCAAAACTGGCCTCACGGTGCTGACGGAGGCTGAAGGTGGTTCCATAAAGGACTGCTACAATCGGTACGCGGAGAAAACCCACGGGATGATCGTAAAGACATCTTTTGACATTGAATCATTGTTCAAGAATCCCGTGAACAGGTATGTTGGATATTTTTGCGAAGGTGAATTGAAGGGGTATATCGTTTTCGGATTCGAAGAACAGGATCAGAAGAACTTTCTCCGCAATCACCTAGTCATTCGAGAGTTTATTTACGAAACACCTGAGGCGCTGTCTGCCTTGTCCGTTTTCCTCCATACGCAGTCCGACCAAATTGAACGGATTATCCTGAATACCCAAGATGAGGCGCTGCATTACCTGCTTGGGGATCCGGCCAACGGAAGCAATCACCTTATCCCAAGCGTGTATCATGAGACGAATACTTCCGGAGTGGGGCTTATGTATAGAGTGAGCTCGCTGGATACGATCGTTGATGATTTCAGCGGCAGGAATTTCAATGATGTATCTGTAAGTTTTTCGCTGAGGATCAAAGACAGTTTCCTGCGGGAGGAGCCGGCTGTCCACTATTTTATATTAATGGAAGGAAAACTACTAAAGGGGAAGGAAGGCGATTCAGAGTTTGAAATCACCTTGGACGTTTCTGATTTGTCTTCGCTATTGATGGGAGCGGTTGATGCGGGGAAACTGTATCAATTTGGTAAACTCAAATTAAGCAGCCCAGGATATCTGGGGATAGTAAAAAAGGCTTTTCAGGCAGACGAGAGGCCAATCTGCATGACTCCGTTCTAA